The nucleotide window CCTTGCTCACGCAGCACTTCAATGTTCTGCACAAGGAATTCATCGCTACCAACAACATAAAATAGTCCATCTTTGTCCGAAGCAAGATTTTTCACAGCTTCATAGTAGTCTTTACGATTATCGACAAATTGTGCTGTGAAATTTTTATCGGGTGCAGATTCAAAAATAGTAGTGAATAAGAAATCCTTTGATGAATCAATGTTTAAAGAATGCATTTGCTTAACGTTGTCAGCGCGTTTGAAATAATCAAGCACAAGCGGTCTGAAAGTTGCTAGACCGACACCTGATGATAACAAGTAAATATTTTTATCTTCTCTTTTCAGTGGTACATTTGAATGTGTTTTAAAGATGGCTACCTCATTGCCAATTTCAAGATTTCTTAAAATTGTTTTAAACTCAGAGCACTTCTCTCGGATACGTGTTGTAATACCGATTGAATTTTCATGCGGTAAAGTAGAAATAGACATATGGCGGATTAAGCTACGATTCGGTTTATCTCCCTCATTAAAGCCCTTTAGTGCAAAATGAGTGTGAGAGCCTTCTTCCCATGTAAAGCCTTCTGGAAGGTCAAGCATGTATGTTTTAACCTCAGGTGTTTCCTCAACAATTTTATTTATTTTAGTCCAATAGATTTGCATTTTATCTTCTCCCTACTCCGTTGTATGTAATTCATTATACTATAAGTGATAATGTTTCTCAATTAACTAGAGTGATTATTTTAAAAAAACATTTGACAATTAATTTCTATACGGTATGATGAATTTGAAATTAAAATATAATTCTTTTTCTACTAGGGGTGCCAAATGATGGCTGAGAATTACTCTTAGAACCTGATCTCGTTAGGACGAGCGGAGGGAAGTAGATGGGAAATGAACTTGTTGTATATAACATTTCATTTAAAAAACACACCCCTTCTATGCGTTCCTTTTAGAAAAAGAACAATTAGGAGGGTTTTTTATGAAATTTACTGATGAATTACGTTTAGCAACAAAGGATAGCTGGGAAAAAAGCTTGCATCACCCATTTGTCCAAGGAATTGTGAAAGGGGATTTACCTTTTGACATCTTTAAAAATTACATTTTGCAAGATATTTATTATTTAAACCATTATGCAAAAGTACATGCATTGGCAGCAGCACAGGCGGATGACTTTGCCATTACTTCATTGCTTGCCGAAACAGCGAGCAGGACGGCACAGGCTGAGCTAGGGGTGCATGAACAGCATGCAAAAATTTTAAATATTACAGATGAGGATATGGACAACTTTAAACCAGCACCGACTGCTTATGGCTATACATCGCATTTATATCGTTCAACAATGCACGGCAATTTAGCATACGTGATTTCCGCGATGCTACCGTGCTACTGGCTATATGCGGATATTGGAAAGACGTATGAGCATGCAAATCCAGAGCCTGAAATTTATCGCAACTGGCTTGCGACATATGCAAGTGATTGGTTCCAAGAGGCAACGCAAGGACAAATTGATTTATTAAACTCACTTGTTGAGGATATGAGCGAAAAGGAAAAAGAGAAAGTGAAAGAGCAATTTATTATCGCGAAGGAATATGAGCTAGCATTTTGGGAAATGTCTTATACATTTGAAAAATGGTTATCACAACGTGATGAGAAAGTGAAGCTATAACAGGAGGATATATTGATGAAAGCAATGATAAGATGTTTTTCATTTTTGGCGCTGCTCCTTCTTTTAGTCGGATGTCAGTCACAGGAAAGTGAAGGGAAGGAAAAGGTTCAGCTCTTCTTAGATTGGACACCAAATACGAATCATACAGGAATTTATGTAGCGAAGGAAAAAGGCTTCTTTGAGGAAGAGGGGCTAGATGTTGAAATCATGCTGCCAGGTGAGGTAAGCACAGAACAAATAATTGGCTCTGGAAAAGGGCAATTCGGAATTAGCTTCCAAAGTCAGGTGACACAAGCACGCTCAGAAAATCTCCCTATAGTTTCAATTGCAGCGATTATACAGAAAGATACGAGCGGCTACTATACGCCAAAATCGAAGGGGATTGAAACACCAAAAGATTTTGAAGGGCGTGTTTATGGTGCATATGGCTCTGAGCTAGAAAAGGCTTCTCTCCAAGCTGTGATGAATAAAGAAGGTGGAGATGCTTCAAAAATAAATATGGTGCAAGTCGGCAATACAGATTATTTTATTGCGATGGAGCGAGATATTGATTTTGTCAGTATTTTTTATGCATGGACAGGTATCGAAGGGGAGCTTCGTGGAGCGGATATGAATTTTATTCAGCCAGCTGATTTTGCGCCAGAGCTAGACACATATTCACCGCTTATCATTACAAGCGATGATATGATTGAAAACGATCCTGAAACAGTGCAAGCATTCATTAATGCAGTGTATAAAGGCTATGAATTTGCGATTAACAATCCAGAAGAGGCTGCAGATATTTTAATTGAAGCAGAGCCTGACTTAAATCCTGAGCTTGTGCAACGCAGTCAGGAATGGCTATCTCCACGCTATAAAGAAGGAGCAGAGGCTTGGGGTGTACAAGAGGCAAGCCGCTGGGAACGCTATGCGAACTTCATGATAGAAAACAAAATAATTGAGAGTGTAGACATTCAAAAAGCATTTAATAATGAATTTATTGAGAAGGCTATGAAGTGATGAAAATTAAAAGTATATGGAAGCCAGCTCTTGCACTTTTAATTGCAATTGCGCTGTGGGAAGCGGCAACAAAAGTATGGCAAATTGAAGTATGGCTATTGCCATCACCTTCTACGATTGCGAAGGAAATGATTATCGTTTTCCCAGCCTTTTTACCACATATGCTGGCGACAATTAAGCTTGTTTTAGTTGGTTTCTCATCAGCTATTGTGATAGGGATTATCGTTGCAACATTGCTACATATTTTCCCGACAGCACGGGAAATTGTCATGCCATTTCTCGTTATTTCTCAAAATATCCCAACAATCGTACTAGCGCCGCTTTTTATGATTTGGTTTGGTTTAGGGGATTTTCCAAAATACTTAATTATTGCAATGACAGCCTTTTTCCCAATTGCGATTGCTACGCTTGATGGATTTAATCAAACAAATCGTGAGTGCCTGCACTATATGCAAATGATGGGGGCAACGAAAAAGCAAACATTTTTTAAATTGCAATTGCCTGATGCGATACCGAGTATTTTTTCAGGTATCAAAATTGCTGCAACTTATAGTGTAATGACGGCAGTTGTCGCAGAATGGTTAGGGGCACAAAAGGGAATCGGTGTTTTTATGACATTATCCGCATCGTCGTACAGAACGTCTCGTGTTTTCGTTGCGATTGTCATTACCATTATTTTAAGCTTAGCCTTTTTCGGTCTATTTTTAGCGCTTGAAAAATGGTTTACACGCTGGAAACGAAATGAGGGAGCACAATGACTTTACACATCCAACAGCTGCACCATTCATTTGGTGAGAAAAAGGTACTTTCCGATATTTCCTTTACAGTAGAGGATGGACAATTTGTTTCGATATTAGGACCTTCTGGTAGCGGGAAAAGCACGTTATTTCATTTAATTGGTGGTATTTTAAAGCCTGAGAGCGGAAAAATATTGTTAAATAACCGAGAAATTACGAATGAAAGCGGGCATATGAGTTATATGCCGCAAAGCCCCTCGCTTTTTCCTTGGCGGACAGTTTTACAAAATGCAATGCTTGGCAGTGAGTTAGCAGGGGTGGCTGATGAAGCAAAGACGATTGAATTATTGCAAAAAGCAAATTTAGGCGAGATGATGGAGGCTTATCCAAGCCAATTGTCAGGAGGGATGAAGCAACGAGTAGCATTTGTGCGAGCATTGCTCAGCCCACAGCCACTCCTCTGTTTAGACGAGCCATTTTCTGCACTTGATTCTTTTACTAAAAAAGAAATGCAGCAATGGCTGTTGAAAACATGGGAAGATTATGACAAATCCATTTTATTCATTACACATGATATTGAAGAAGCGCTCTTCTTATCAGACCAAGTGATTATATTATCAACAAATCCGGCGACGGTAAAGGCTTCTATAAAAATACCTTTCCAACGTCCACGTGATGAACAGTTATTTTTAAGTGAAGAGTTTTTACATTGGAAGCGAAAAATAGTTGAAGCACTTCAAGAATAAAGAATGGCTATCGAGGGAACTCGGTAGCTTTTTTTAGTATATTTAGTAAAAGTATTTCTTTCTCTTACACAATTATTAGTTTATTCTGAATATAAATCCAGTCAAAGGGGTAGTGATGATGGAATTAGGAAAAGTCTATTTAACGGTTGTGTATGAACGTTTTAAAGCTTTGAAGGGTTTAGGAGATAAGGCGATGGCTAGATTATCCGTGGAGGAGCTTCATTGGACAATCCATGAGTCCTCCAATAGTGTCGCAATATTAATTCGCCACATGAGTGGAAATATGATTTCAAGGTGGACTGATTTTTTGACAAGTGATGGAGAAAAGCCTAACCGAAATCGGGATGCAGAATTTATAGATTCGATAGCTACGAAGGAAGAATTATTGGCTATATGGGAAAACGGGTGGGACACATTATTTCATACCCTCGAACAGCTTTCCGCTGAACAATTGCTATCAACAGTATATATTCGCGGAGAAGCACATACGGTAATGGAAGCAATTGAACGGCAGGTGGCTCATTACGCAATGCATGTAGGACAAATTCTTTTTATTGGCAAGCAAATTAAACAAGACGAATGGGAAAGTTTAAGCATTCCAAAAGGACAATCAAGCACATATAACGAAACGATGTTTAATAAATAGAGGAGCGAGTGCGATGAATGAGCTCACATTAGAGATTGCCAATGCAGCAAGAAAAGCCTTTCAAAGTCTTTTTGCCAATGGCGAATCCTACTATTATTGTACACTGTTCACAACAGGGGAAGGTCATGAACCTTATATATCGGCTTGGTCGTGGGAAGCATTAGAGCGTGAAGCTGAAAACCCAACAACTTGGTCATTTCAGCAAGGGCAATCTAATAGGAGCACAGCTGAAAGGAAAGCATTAATTAAATGGTCTTATGCCGATTCACCATATTATTGTGTAGGTGAGGAGCATTTTCAGCATCTGAAGGCACTTTTCCAAGCACGTCCATTTGATGAAGAGGAGTGGCACTTGCGTATTGAGGCCATGGTATTAGCGATGGAAATGCTTGATCAAGAAGGATTATTTACACTAAATCAAGCAAGGGAATCTGTTTGTATTGTAGTAGAGGTCATGCCACCAGACGAAATGAATACGCAAATTGCTAAACGTTTGAACAAAGCAGATTCTTCAGCATTGCAAGCTTGGCTAATAGAAGCTGCTGAATAATTGTCTATAGTTTTCATTCGCTTATTTCACGATATGTCCAGTAAAATAAATAGTAAGTGAAATTATGAAGCAGAAGGTGAAACGATGAATACAAATATCCAAATCAACAAACTAAAAGCGATGGCAGATGAACTGAAAAGATTTATGCTTATTTATAAATTTGCATTGGATGAAATGAACACAAAAATTAGCATTTTAAAAGAAGAGTTTCAAATGATTCATGACTACAATCCAATTGAGCATACCTCTTCACGCTTAAAATCACCTGAAAGTATTTTAGGCAAAATAATGAGGAAAAATATGAAGCCATCCTTGACGGCAATTAAAGAGAATATGCGAGATATCGCTGGTATTCGTATTACATGCTCCTTTAGATCGGATATTTATCGCATTAAAGAGCTGCTGTGTAATCAACAGGATATTGAGCTAGTGGAATGTAAAGATTATATAGAAAGCCCTAAGAACAATGGCTATCAAAGCCTGCATCTAATTGTGAAAGTACCTGTCTTTATGTCAGATCGAGTAGAGAAGGTATATGTTGAAATTCAAATTCGAACAATTGCTATGGATTTTTGGGCTAGCTTAGAGCATAAAATTTATTATAAATATGATAATGCAGTGCCGGAAAGGCTGACAGCAGAATTAAAAGAGGCGGCCTTAGCTGCTACTGAATTAGATCGGAAAATGGAAGCACTCCATCAAGAGGTGAGAGAGTTAAAATCTGATGATGCAACAAAATTAACGAAGCTTCATTTGGAAAAAGAACAATTTACGATTCCGATGCAGCTAATTGAAATGATTGGTGAGGGAGCTCATACAGAAGAAGAGCCTGAAACTAAATAATAATTGTAAGGAGCTAACTGACAAGGGATTATCTTTTCAGCCAGCTCCTTTTCAACGCATATGCACGTCCACTTTTGCGTATAGTAAGACAAAGGTGGTGTGCATATGAAGCGTTGGTTAGCGCTAATTGTTATTATGTTTAGCTGTATGATGATTGTCGTTTATGAAACAAGTGCCTCCGATAAACGCTTTTTTTTACCTGAGCCACTAGGTGGGGTGAAAATCGTGCTTGATGCGGGGCATGGTGGAATTGATGGCGGTGCTTCTAAAGGAGAAGTAATTGAAAAAGATATTACGCTCGCTATTACAGAAAAAGTTGCTCGTCAATTGAAGCGATTAGGTGCTGAAGTCGTTATGACGCGTACTACAGACGAGGATGTGTTGGCAGAGCATGCACCGAATGAGAAATTTTCGACATTGCGAGAACGTAAAAAACAAGATATTTTTTTACGTGAATCAATTGTTCAAAAGCAGCAGCCTGATTTATTTATTACCATTCATGCGAACGCGATTCCAAACAGCAAATGGCGCGGTGCACAAGTTTTTTATCATAAGGAGGGCGATGCACGAAGCGAGCTTTTAGCAAAAACAATTCAAGATTCGATTCGTGAGCATTTGCAAAATACAGACCGTGAAGCATTGTCAATTAAGGAAGTATACTTATTAAAAAAGACACAGGTACCAGCAGTTTTAGTAGAAACGGGCTTCTTAAGTAATGATGAGGAAAGAGCGTTATTAGCGGATGCAGGCTATCAAGAAAAGATGGCTTTAGCAATTGCGCGCGGTATTGAGAACTATTACTTCATGGAACTCCAATAGCTATACTACAACGATAGGTATGTTATACTACTAAATGGATATAAAAATAGAGGAGTGTTTTACGAAATGAACGAACAACAAGTCAAAGAATTGTTGGGACAACTACAAGATCCTTTTTTACATAAAACATTAGCGGAAACGAACGGTATTGTAAACGTAAGTATTAAAGAAGAAAAAGGGCACGTAAGTGTAAAAATCGCCATTGCGAAAACAAATACACCTGAACAAATGACACTTCAAATGAAAATTGTTGAAGTATTGAAGGAAAATGGTGCGCAATCTGTAGGCATTCGCTTTGAGGAGTTATCTGCAGAAGCTTTAGAAGCATTTCGTGGGCAAGCAACAGAGTCAGAAGCACAAGATATTTTATCACCTTTATCATCTGTGCAATTTATTTCAATTGCCTCTGGTAAAGGGGGCGTAGGTAAATCAACAGTATCCGTTAACATGGCTGTTGCATTATCACGTCTTGGCAAAAAGGTTGGCTTAATTGATGCTGATATTTATGGCTTTAGTGTACCCGATATGATGGGCATAAGCGAAATGCCTGTTGTGAAGGACAACCGCATTTACCCTGTAGAGCGCTTAGGTGTAAAGGTGATTTCAATGGGCTTCTTTGTTGAAAATAATGCACCAATTGTGTGGCGTGGGCCAATGCTTGGTAAAGTATTAGATCAATTTTTCCGTGATGTAGAATGGGGAGATATTGATTATTTATTATTAGATTTACCACCAGGTACAGGGGATGTAGCTTTAGACATTCATCAAATGCTTCCATCTTCAAAAGAGATCGTTGTCACAACACCACATCCAACAGCAGCATTTGTAGCAGCAAGAGCGGGTGCGATGGCACTTCAAACAAACCACGATATTTTAGGTGTTATTGAAAATATGGCATGGTATGAATCGAAATCAGGTGAGAAGGAGTATGTCTTCGGTCGTGGCGGGGGTCCGAAATTAGCGGATGAGCTACGTACACAGTTACTAGGTCAGATTCCATTAGGACAGCCTGACTGGACAGGGGATGATTTCGCTCCATCCATCTATGCAGAAGACCATGCGACAGGGCAAATTTATTTAGCAATTGCTCGTCAAATTGTCGAGAAATTACAAAAGTAATAATAACTAAACATTGTCTACAAAGCGGTGTAACACCCCATTTGTAGACAATGTTTTTTATCATGATTCCGAAAAGAATATGGACACAATGGATATGCTAGAAAAAATACATTTATTGCTGTCCTTGACTATCTTGCTGCTTACTATCTTCTTGCTGTTTGTCAGATCCAGATCCAGAGTCACTTGAGCTTGTACCTTCCCCACTTTGCATAATCAATTGCTGCCATTTTGCTTGTAGTAAAGGATTATCGATTGTTTCCATCACAATTTGCTCCATCTGTTTGCGTAGTGGTGCGCTTTTTAAAATAGACTCAAGCTGCTTTTGCATATCAGCCTGGCCAAAGAAAGATTGTAAATCCTCTTGATAGGAAGCATCTTTCATTAGCCCTTTTAAAATTGCCTCTTGCTGCTCCTGCATACTCTTTGCTAAAGCCTCTTTAAATTTTGGATCTTGAAATGTCTTTTTCCAAAAATCCTCGGCTTCCTTCGATAATAAAGTTTGCTCTGTCGCTTGCTTTATTTCATCGCTATCAAGTATAAGAAGCTCTCGGAATTTTGGGTCCTCTAACACTTGCCGAATTGCTTTTTTTCCATCCTCCGTTTGAATGGAGTCAACCATAATTTTTTTCACTTCATCATAGGACATCGTTGCTGTTTTTGATTCTGTGCATCCAACAAGTAATAGTAAAGAGGAGAAAATAATAAATCCAATTCGATACATAATTTATCAGTCCTTTCATCATTGTAGGTGTGAAAAAAGCGGTATAGCAAGGCTAAATAATACATAATGAATTGCAAAGCTCTTTCATTTATTGTTCACATTTTTACGAATAATATGTATCGTATTTATTTGTCCATTAGCTTTTTTATGTTGTCATTGCTAAAATGGGAATGGAGAGTATCGGTTAACATAACTGAATTCAAAATATAAGTGAAGCGTTCATCTCATTAGAGATGTACATTTTTTATGAATCAAAATAAATTGGGGGACATTATGTCGTGACAATACGAAATTGGATTAAATTTTTCTTTATGTCGCTGTTAATAGGTGGAGCCGTAACAGCTGTTGCAAGTCTTGTTATACGTTGGGACTTCTTCAAGCCATACTTAGTAAATGGAGAATTCGGTGAGTTTATCGCAGCCTTTGCTTGGATGATTTTACTAGGCTTTACGATGAGCGTGATTGCTCAAGCAGGGTATTTTGGTTATTTAACATTACATCAAGTTGGTGTTAATATTTTCCGTACATTAACATTATGGAATTGGGTACAAGTATTATTAATCATAGTTGTGTTAGTTGACTTAGTTATTTTCCGCTTTGCACCAGGAGCAGAAACGGCAAAGGATTGGTTGTTTTACATTGGCTTGCTAGTCGTTTTAGTATTTGGCGCTATTGCAACAGCTATTCAAAAAGTAAAAATGACAGGCAAAAAACATGTATTGATTTCATCCATCTTTTTCATGATTGTTATTACATCATTAGAGTGGATTATTGCATTGATGGGACGTCAAGATAATATCAACACATACGTGGCTTTATTATTATTCCCATTAATTGCAGTTAATGCATATCAATTATTAATGCTGCCTAAATATAACGCTAAGTCTGAAGAAGATCGCAAAAAATTAGAAAAGCGCCGCAAAGCACGTAAGCAAGCAGCGCAAAATTAAAAACGATGGGAAGCCATCGTTTTTTTTATTGGGGAAATCGTTTTGTCTTGATTTGATAACCAAATAAGTTTTCTTCTATAGAAGTGATGCGATGCTGTTGCATGAATAACGTAAGTTGTTCAAAATCAATTGTAGAATCAGCATGTGCAGGAACCGACAAAATCATCCCTTCTTCAAGTGCCAATTCAGCATGCCAAAGGACAGACGGAGTAAGCATATTGATGCGATGATTAAATATTAATTGCTGCAACTCTTTAGGGAATACGTAATCTCTTGTCATAAACCAGAGTGGATCTTTCTCAAAGTACTTTTTATAAGTAGCAATTTCGTCTTTTAATAATTGGTTATTTGTATAATCTGTACTATAATGACCAAGGAGCGCAGTCGGTATACGTTTTTCTTTGATTATTTCAATCATTGACGGTGAACGTTCAATCCAAGCACTATCGACCATTAGTAAAGGATATGGTGCCTGTAAGTTGCTAAGCCAAGTTTCAAAACCTTCATGAGAAAAAGTTACTTCAAGCATTAAAGTTTGTCCATAATGCCCTTTTGAAATAACTGTTGGCTCATTTGTCGCATTAAATGTCGGCAAAACCGTAGAAATCCCTTTCTGATAAAATAGTAAAATTAGAAATAGAAAAGCTAGTAATAGCAGTATTCGTCGCACTTTTTACTCCCCTTTATTTACAGTGATTTTTTATAAAAAATAGTTTTCTATAAAAAAGTTATGAAAAAGCGTTGACTTTAATGAATAAATGATGATATTATAAGTAAGTCGCCAAGAGGTGACGCAGTAATGAACGAAAATGAACCTTGAAAACTGAACAAGCAAGACGTGAATGAATAAAATGTTTCATTTAATAGATGAAACACAATTTTGGACATCATTAAGATGCCAGCAATTTGAGCTTAACTCAAATTCTTTTTATGGAGAGTTTGATCCTGGCTCAGGACGAACGCTGGCGGCGTGCCTAATACATGCAAGTCGAGCGGGTGTTACTTTGGTGCTTGCACCGAAGTAACGCTAGCGGCGGACGGGTGAGTAACACGTGGGCAACCTACCTTGTAGATGGGGATAACTCCGGGAAACCGGTGCTAATACCGAATGATACTTTTGAACACATGTTTGAAAGTTGAAAGATGGTTCTGCTATCGCTACAGGATGGGCCCGCGGCGCATTAGCTAGTTGGTGAGGTAATGGCTCACCAAGGCGACGATGCGTAGCCGACCTGAGAGGGTGATCGGCCACACTGGGACTGAGACACGGCCCAGACTCCTACGGGAGGCAGCAGTAGGGAATCTTCCACAATGGGCGAAAGCCTGATGGAGCAACGCCGCGTGAGTGAAGAAGGTTTTCGGATCGTAAAACTCTGTTGTAAGGGAAGAACAAGTACAGTAGTAACTGGCTGTACCTTGACGGTACCTTATTAGAAAGCCACGGCTAACTACGTGCCAGCAGCCGCGGTAATACGTAGGTGGCAAGCGTTGTCCGGAATTATTGGGCGTAAAGCGCGCGCAGGCGGTTCTTTAAGTCTGATGTGAAAGCCCCCGGCTCAACCGGGGAGGGTCATTGGAAACTGGGGAACTTGAGTGCAGAAGAGGAAAGTGGAATTCCAAGTGTAGCGGTGAAATGCGTAGAGATTTGGAGGAACACCAGTGGCGAAGGCGACTTTCTGGTCTGTAACTGACGCTGAGGCGCGAAAGCGTGGGGAGCAAACAGGATTAGATACCCTGGTAGTCCACGCCGTAAACGATGAGTGCTAAGTGTTAGGGGGTTTCCGCCCCTTAGTGCTGCAGCTAACGCATTAAGCACTCCGCCTGGGGAGTACGGTCGCAAGACTGAAACTCAAAGGAATTGACGGGGGCCCGCACAAGCGGTGGAGCATGTGGTTTAATTCGAAGCAACGCGAAGAACCTTACCAGGTCTTGACATCCCGTTGACCACTATGGAGACATAGTTTTCCCTTCGGGGACAATGGTGACAGGTGGTGCATGGTTGTCGTCAGCTCGTGTCGTGAGATGTTGGGTTAAGTCCCGCAACGAGCGCAACCCTTGATCTTAGTTGCCATCATTTAGTTGGGCACTCTAAGGTGACTGCCGGTGATAAACCGGAGGAAGGTGGGGATGACGTCAAATCATCATGCCCCTTATGACCTGGGCTACACACGTGCTACAATGGACGGTACAAACGGTTGCCAACCCGCGAGGGGGAGCTAATCCGATAAAACCGTTCTCAGTTCGGATTGTAGGCTGCAACTCGCCTACATGAAGCCGGAATCGCTAGTAATCGCGGATCAGCATGCCGCGGTGAATACGTTCCCGGGCCTTGTACACACCGCCCGTCACACCACGAGAGTTTGTAACACCCGAAGTCGGTGAGGTAACCTTTTGGAGCCAGCCGCCGAAGGTGGGATAGATGATTGGGGTGAAGTCGTAACAAGGTAGCCGTATCGGAAGGTGCGGCTGGATCACCTCCTTTCTAAGGATATTTTCGGAATATCTCCTACAGGAGATACCATTCACGGCTTGCTGTTCAGTTTTGAAGGTTCATCTACTGATGAATACTTCAAACCATTGTTCTTTGAAAACTGGATAAAACGACATTGAAAGCAACAAGTTTAAAATAGATCAAGTAATTGATCGTGTAAGTTCTGAAATCTTATTTCTTTACTGAAATAAGTTGTAACTAACAACAATGAGGGTTTCAAGACACGAGTAGGACAAGGAAGCGATTGAACGATGGAAGGAGCGTACTTCAGTACGTGACTGACGGAGTGAATGAAGCTGACGCCGTCATACGATGTGTATTGGAAGCCGAATAGAAGGTTTCGAGATACGAGCAAGACAAGGAAACTGCTTGAGAGAATGAAGGAGCGTACCTTTGTACGTGACTGAATGAGCGAAAGTAGTTGACGCCGTATTGCGATGTAGATCGAAAGCTGTAGGTTAAGTTATTAAGGGCGCACGGTGGATGCCTTGGCACTAGGAGTCGATGAAGGACGGCACTAACACCGATATGCCTCGGGGAGCTGTAAGTAAGCTTTGATCCGGGGATTTCCGAATGGGGAAACCCACTATGTTTAATGGCATAGTATCCTTACGTGAATTCATAGCGTATGGAAGACAGACGCAGGGAACTGAAACATCTAAGTACCTGCAGGAAGAGAAAGAAAATTCGATTCCCTGAGTAGCGGCGAGCGAAACGGGAAAAGCCCAAACCAAAGAGCTTGCTCTTTGGGGTTGTAGGACACTCTATACGGAGTTACAAAGGAATGAAGTAGATGAAGCGACTTGGAAAGGTCCGCCAGAGCAGGTAAAAGCCCTGTAATCGAAAGTTCATTCCCTCCAGAGTGGATCCTGAGTACGGCGGAACACGTGAAATTCCGTCGGAA belongs to Lysinibacillus louembei and includes:
- a CDS encoding Mrp/NBP35 family ATP-binding protein; its protein translation is MNEQQVKELLGQLQDPFLHKTLAETNGIVNVSIKEEKGHVSVKIAIAKTNTPEQMTLQMKIVEVLKENGAQSVGIRFEELSAEALEAFRGQATESEAQDILSPLSSVQFISIASGKGGVGKSTVSVNMAVALSRLGKKVGLIDADIYGFSVPDMMGISEMPVVKDNRIYPVERLGVKVISMGFFVENNAPIVWRGPMLGKVLDQFFRDVEWGDIDYLLLDLPPGTGDVALDIHQMLPSSKEIVVTTPHPTAAFVAARAGAMALQTNHDILGVIENMAWYESKSGEKEYVFGRGGGPKLADELRTQLLGQIPLGQPDWTGDDFAPSIYAEDHATGQIYLAIARQIVEKLQK
- the gerD gene encoding spore germination lipoprotein GerD, whose amino-acid sequence is MYRIGFIIFSSLLLLVGCTESKTATMSYDEVKKIMVDSIQTEDGKKAIRQVLEDPKFRELLILDSDEIKQATEQTLLSKEAEDFWKKTFQDPKFKEALAKSMQEQQEAILKGLMKDASYQEDLQSFFGQADMQKQLESILKSAPLRKQMEQIVMETIDNPLLQAKWQQLIMQSGEGTSSSDSGSGSDKQQEDSKQQDSQGQQ
- a CDS encoding KinB-signaling pathway activation protein — translated: MTIRNWIKFFFMSLLIGGAVTAVASLVIRWDFFKPYLVNGEFGEFIAAFAWMILLGFTMSVIAQAGYFGYLTLHQVGVNIFRTLTLWNWVQVLLIIVVLVDLVIFRFAPGAETAKDWLFYIGLLVVLVFGAIATAIQKVKMTGKKHVLISSIFFMIVITSLEWIIALMGRQDNINTYVALLLFPLIAVNAYQLLMLPKYNAKSEEDRKKLEKRRKARKQAAQN